The genomic DNA GACGGCCTGAACCGCACCTTCGATATCGGAGGGCCCGATGTACTGCGCTACGGCCAGATGATGAACGGATACGCGGTCGAGGCGGGGCTCCCGCAGCGCGGGATCGCCGCGCTGCCGGTGCTCACGCCGTGGCTCGCGTCGCAGTGGGTGAGCCTGGTGAGCCCCGTTCCGCGTTCGATCGCGGTGCCGATCATCGCCTCGCTGCAGAACGACTGCGTCATGAGTGAGCACGACATCGACGAGCACATCGAACCACCAGAGGGAGGGCTGCTGCCGTACCGGACGGCCGTGCGGCTGGCGCTGAAGCGCGAGGAGGAGGGCCAGGTCGAGACGAGCTGGCAGAGCGCCACAGTGCCCGGCGCGCCGAGCGACCCCCTCCCGAGCGATCCGGACTGGGCAGGGCACACCGTGTTCACCGACCTGCGCGAGCGGCGCACCGCCGCCTCCACGGCAGCCGTGTGGGACGTGATCGAGTCGATCGGCGGCGAGAAGGGCTGGTATTCCTTCCCGCTGGCGTGGGCCGCGCGTGGCTGGATCGATCGGCTCGTCGGCGGCGTCGGAATGCGGCGGGGCCGCCGGCATCCGACCCGGTTGCACACCGGCGACGTGATCGACGTCTGGCGGGTGGAGGCGGTCGAGCACGGGCGCACACTGCGCCTTCGAGCGGAGATGCGGATGCCGGGGCGAGGGTGGCTCGAACTCGGCGTCGAGCCGGCCGACGGCGGGAGCCTCTACCGCCAGCGCGCCGTGTACTTCCCGAAAGGGCTGACGGGCCGGTTGTACTGGGCGATGCTGCTGCCCTTCCACGGCGTGATCTTCAACGGCATGGCGCAGAGCATCCTGCGGGCGGCCGAGCGCACTCCGGCCGAGCGTGCGACGGCGGAGCGCACTCCGGGGGAGGCGGCATGAGGCTCTGGTCGGTGCATCCGAAGTACTTCGACCGCCAGGCGCTCACGGCGTGCTGGCGCGAGGGTCTGCTCGCGCAGGCCGTGATCTCCGAACCGGGCAAGGGCTACTCCCGTCATCCGCAGTTGAGAAGGTTCCATGAGACCGACGAGCCGCGTGCGGCGATCGGCGACTACCTCAGTGCCATCGTCGACGAGGCGGATGCGCGCGGGTACCGCTTCACACGCGACAAGATCCGGATGACGGGTTTCGGCCGGGCGATGCCGGTGAACGACGGCCAGCTCGCCTACGAATGGACGCACCTACTGGCGAAGCTCGAGAGGCGCAGTCCGTCGGTGTGGGAGCGATGGCGCGGGGTG from Microbacterium profundi includes the following:
- a CDS encoding SDR family oxidoreductase is translated as MTRVLVTGATGYIGGRLVPQLLAAGHEVSVYVRSPWKLRDVPWRQQVTVFKGDFSDAVATRRALNGVDTAFYLVHSMSAGRAFVDAEKRDAEQFAEVATAAKVGRIVYLGGLHPDGAQLSKHLSSRAAVGQTFLDSEVPAIVFQAGIVIGSGSASFEMIRHLTEVLPYMPAPRWVRNHVQPIAIRDVLRYLVRAVDLPDGLNRTFDIGGPDVLRYGQMMNGYAVEAGLPQRGIAALPVLTPWLASQWVSLVSPVPRSIAVPIIASLQNDCVMSEHDIDEHIEPPEGGLLPYRTAVRLALKREEEGQVETSWQSATVPGAPSDPLPSDPDWAGHTVFTDLRERRTAASTAAVWDVIESIGGEKGWYSFPLAWAARGWIDRLVGGVGMRRGRRHPTRLHTGDVIDVWRVEAVEHGRTLRLRAEMRMPGRGWLELGVEPADGGSLYRQRAVYFPKGLTGRLYWAMLLPFHGVIFNGMAQSILRAAERTPAERATAERTPGEAA
- a CDS encoding pyrimidine dimer DNA glycosylase/endonuclease V, whose translation is MRLWSVHPKYFDRQALTACWREGLLAQAVISEPGKGYSRHPQLRRFHETDEPRAAIGDYLSAIVDEADARGYRFTRDKIRMTGFGRAMPVNDGQLAYEWTHLLAKLERRSPSVWERWRGVPIPDPHPGFTVVSGPIAEWEKVAMADPGRSSTGQQEAGT